The sequence below is a genomic window from Tubulanus polymorphus chromosome 1, tnTubPoly1.2, whole genome shotgun sequence.
CATagactgatggcatgtgtatggCAAGTTTAAAGTAACAAACCTCCGAAAAGTTATCAATGCGGAAAGGAGGAGGCATCTGATCAACATTGGTGAACACAACATAGAATGTAGAACCTTGATACACCACTTCTACACGCAGGAAATTACTAACATTGTTTTCGCCCCTAAAAAATACGACTTATATGGTGATACAAATTTGGAACATGGATGGCCCAATAAATAAAAGTTATTATGCGTTACCTCATATTGATATGGAAGGAGTCAACCCGATCAATGCGGAAGCCACCAGACCATTGACAGTGAGGATCGTCTATTTGCGTAACACAAAGCAGTTGATCTAGGTCCAGTCTCGGCCAATGGAAAGGGAGATTACAGTTAGGCACTGCAGTCAAGTGACCTAATGGGTTACTCTCCTCctaacattgaaaaaaaatctgttaTCAGCTTCGGATAACTGGGAATCCAAAGAAAATTATCTGATTCCAACTTACATTACTTCGTGCCAGATGGCGTTGTGCAAAGGCTAATTTGAATTTAGTTCGATTGTCTAGCTGGAATCGTGGAGAAAATGTcactatatttgtattcttgTATCGACCATGTCCAGGCTGGACTTCTATACCGATATTATACACCCTAGAAATAATACAAACACAATGCATATCATCAACGAATTGCTTCTGATTCAACCTGCATTATAACACTCGTAATTCTGATAAATTCCAATAATGTTTaggaaatagaaatgaaatcaaactGATAGAAGCAAGGAATAGAAACAAAAATATGTGCAAAGTGAAGGAAGTTGAATGCCTAAaactaaatcaatcaattgaatttcaaccaTAGTTTATTATCTACAAAATTTGATGATTCCGGCGTccaaaatcaaaagaaaataatCTGAAGGAAAATACCCAACACGACAAACACACAAAACCTTTCAtcgggaatttgaaaatgtcttgATATCACGTAAAAGGAATAATAGCAAACTCTCAATAGGTGAGTATTGTATCAGTATGTAAACATAGACTGACAACATAACACCAAACTTACTTATATCTGGCAGCACTGCAAGATGAAATTTACttgaatatttaaatataTGCGTTTTTACACTAATGATATGATTTAATAGTTAAAGTGCCAAACAAAGGACTGCATGAAGGAAAGAATATGAAAGAAGAGCAACAGATCATTATATGATAAAGCCACCTACCAATCTGGTCTGCTATTCTCCCTATGCACAACATGTAACTGACGCATACCAACTCCCCTCTCAAGAGTAAACTTCTGACACCTGGAATAGAAAATATTATCCATACGTAAGTACAAAGGTTTTGGCATTGATAACCTTAATGATCTTAGTTAAAAATTCACAATGGTACTTACCATTTAGCAACAGTTCTAGTTTGATGTACAGATCTACCAATCCTCATTGTAcaactgaaaaatatgaaaataaaatcatccaCATGATAGTAGTGCAGTACAATGTAGGCAGGGGTGGATCAACTTACAGGTATGGTGCCTCTTTATCAGTGAAACTGAATAACAGCGGAGCCACACTTCGGGCAAGTTCATGTTCTTCAAATTGTCCGGCTGCATCTTTCTTAGCATTCTCTTGGCGGAATATGAGAGGAAGTCCAGACTTATTGATTAACCAGTATGGAACGCTAATAGACagctgaaaacaaaaataattcaatttcaataacaaAGGAATCATAGACCAAAAAGCTTGATATTAAGACTTAGAACATACCTTTAGAGTCCCTCcttctccaatttttattgaCACAGTTACATTTAACAATCGTCCTTTTGAATCGATCACTCTGACTTTGACCATATAATCAGATGTTCCCGGTGGGATAACTAACTCACGACATTGAGGGAAATTCTCCATGTTTAAACCGAGCTCAAGAGCTTGTGTCAAATCGAGCTGTCGAGAGAAAATTGCAACTTCATGAAGATTACTAACTctaatgaaaattgtataaccTCGCTATGCTAATTCATACTTACTGAGTAAAGTGAGGCAGATTTGCCAGGTTTGATTGCACCATGAACATCAGTTCCTTTGAAATAAAATGCCAGTTCAACAGGGAGCAGATTTTCAATGATGACTGGTGGAGTGATAGTCAGCGTATGACCGGGTGAAAAGTTTTCTGGACTTTGTCCTTTAGTAAGGAGATCAGCGGGGTAGTTCTCTCTCTTCACTGCTACACAGAACCTGCATATAAACATTTAATACATAGAATCCAATACTAGAAATGTAAACAGCTACCAAACATTACATGTTGgttatttcaaaaagattttGTTCTTTTATTAACCTGAATACTGGATCATCCTCTGCTAATGTTGAACAAGATCGTAATGAATCGCGAGCATCTCCTGGTCGAGTGACATGCTGCCAGTGTACTGGTTTATTACAAAAATCAACTGACCAATCCCCGAGCGGACGAGCCCAGATTTGATGATGAACATGCGTTATAGGCACAGGTAGAGTCTCGCCGGGCGACAGTGACAGACACAACGGTCGTTctgaaaaagatcaaaatAGATTTGTTTTCAGCGCGTGGACATGTTTATTCAATGAGCTATGAGTTCAAATGAACGAAATATACTGGTACCTCCTGCTTTTGGTTCCTTACGCTCAAACTTCAACTGAATTGTCTcagttattttgtttttgatgagCAGTGCTGACCGAACTGTTATGACTTTCTTGGCACTACCTTCCAAACTGACGTCGAAAACAATGCGCATCTGAGTAGATTCCGGACAAAACTGGaatgaaaatcaagaaattataaattatacgGAACTGAAATTTGAAGAAGATATCTAGCTGAACAAATATACTTACTATACTGGAGGATTTGTTGTGTTCTGGGCGAGAATTCCTGAAATAAATTCCAATTTTGTCCACTGATACTGGAGGGGTTGTCTTGTACCAGCCATCAAGTTTTATGACAACTTGGTGAACTTTCAACTGATGTGAATTCTGAAATTAATCGAACAGAGAGACCATTACCTGAATGTACAAATAACAAGacaaaatataacatagaaatgCATCATGAATGGAATCGGCCGataaaaattatataatctTTCCTGAGTTAACGAAATGAATAAGGAACTGGtgaatatagaaaataactttaaatttgaaaataaaaccatTTAACCAGTGAAAAACCATCATAAAAGATTAACAGACAATAGATGTTATAAGAGTTGTAAACATAAATAAAAACCAATATAATATGTTACAAGTGGAGCAAAATAGTAGATTGTGCTGTTACATGTTTGACTACACTTGAACGTGGACATACATTAAAGTTAACAGTTTCCAAAACTGTAGACAAGAGTGTTTAGTTTCATTACTCGTAAAGCCATTTGAAAACAGgttaaatttcaattcattatcaaatgcAGCATCAAGCAAGAACTTTTCAAGCAAAACAAAGACTAAATAATACTGTAGcaattttagtaaaatatttaaCTGTTTTAAATGCAGAGCTCTTTCACCTGTTATCCAAAATGCAATCAAATCATAAGATGAATGATTTAAAGATTAAAACCAGCACACAATCCCAAAATCGGGgagacaaaacaaaatatacttGGTCTATATATTATCATCAGAAACATTCGAAATTCGTTACGATGAGGTAAacaaacagtatcaatgaatGGATAGGAAATTAATGCACGAATGGGTGAACAACCCGCAGAATGAACAAGTCAAGACCTCCTTCATTCACCAGTACAAGGTATCATGATCACATAAAAAAGGACAAAATCTTCTCCCAAATAAATTCTATGctatgaataaattgatacAGGCGACAGAGTTTGAACAAATTAGTATCGgctcaatcaaaaatattaaagcttCCTTCACTCACTAAGACTCTATGTTGCATATATAGAAAGTTAAACatctgaaataaattgaagaaatgtaCATTTATTTGTTCAGTCATACTTATCACTTCACTGTAACTTCTTCCCTTTTATACCAAGTATTATATCAATACTCATCATTCCCAACACCAAGATGTTTATTCCATCTTTTAATCTGACCTATCTACATCTACTTTTCATCAATCACAATATATCTTATTTTGCACATCAATTGCATGCATAATTCCCAACTCAAAACATGTCAGCTCTGTTGGATCATCAGAAAAATGTGCAATGGATAATGAAGTGCTTCCACAAATTATATCCACAGCCAGACATTTAAATAACTCAGCACAAGTAGTATGAGATGCacattgaaaagaaaaaaaacaataccTTATGCCTGATTTTATCCCTGCCTTCAAACATGAATGGCATATCTTCCCCGGGGTCAACTTGTTTCCATTGACTAGTCCGGTAATGACTATCATTTGTTCCAATTCTAGGCACAGCCCTGTGAATAATAGAgtattttataataaaaactAACGACAGAAACATTTTTACATGATCAACAGATATCACGCTTATATGAAATTACCTTGATGGCATTGATGTAACAGTTGAGTAATACAGTCTTACACCAGTTCTGTTCCTTAACAAGAATGGAGTAAAAGGAACTCTCCTACTGTGATTTCCCAGAAGATTCAAACCCTTGTCTTTTTTACCACTAAAATacaacattattattatcattttattccAGTATAAATGAGTTTTGTTTAAGAGTATATGTTTTTGGAAAACGCACCTGtatttgttgtaataatcCTCAGTCCAGatagttttggttttataataCTGATCAACAAAGACCGATGTTATATTCAGACATAGCGCATCATTGGCTAAAAATATGAAGAGATAAGCAAATATTCAGTTAGAACAGTTTTAACAAATTTCACAATATACgaacaattcaatacaataaataCCTTGTATATGAACTGCATATTTTGGTTTGTCTTGTTCAACACATCTTCTCCATTGAACATCACATCTGAAATATTGATCATCATATATAAGTGTTCTAAGCACACATTACTTGGAAATAAGACTCATGAACACATACTGCCAGGGTTCTAGACACGGTTCCCATCCGGAcagaattctattataatagTTTGCTGATAACCGAGCCATCGCACTGCCTTCAAACTTTCCGGTCAACTTCTGCAAATACTGACCATCTGCAATAGACAACGTGACTTAAAACCCATAGgttttctttcattaaaatGACTGTAAAACATTCTATATCCAGAACAGTAGTTTTACCTGAAATTGACAGTTCAATAAGCGGAACATCGGCATCCTGACAATCATCAATCAGACAAATACTGATCACTCCTGCTTTCATCTACAGAAAACATACATACAAGTTTTAATGTAATTTCATCCTAATGGAAAACATGTATTATTTAGGGGAATCCGTAAAGTTACTCTTGGAAACAGACTTTACCTCAATGCCTGATAGCTCGAGAGACTTTTTGTCTCGTTGATCTTGCGCGACATTAGATGCATTCTGTGTAAGCCAGAACGCTGCATCATCCATTCTAttcctattcattttcatcgctTTTTCGCAGTCACTTCGTTTGAAACCAAGGTTCATCAATTTCACAACAGCATCATCTAAAACATACACGTCGGTAATATGTGAAATTCGTGTTAAAGGATTGAAGAATTTCATGCATTAAAAAAGAACAAGCACTTACCGAATTCAGGATCAGATACTTTATTTTTTGCTTGTATCGCTTGATTTGGCAGAGAATTCATAATTGCCATAAACAGCTGGATATCATTGTAGGAAACGCGTATACTTAATTCACTAAAACCGATCTGTAAATAgtagaaagaaaagaaagactGGTTATAATACATGTTTGAACTGCTGTAAAATACTTAGTATAATGAGCACGTACCTCTAGAAGAGGAGGACGATCTTCGTCAACTGTAGCGTCTAATAATCCAGATGGACCAGTTGATGATTTGCTAAATCCTGATGAACCATGCAGCTCAATAGTCACAGTCATTGGATCAATAATCGACAAAGCTGTCTCTGTTTCCGATGCTAAACAGCACGAAAATACTTCTAAACTCTGTAAACTCGCCGATAATGGACGCTCCACGAATTTAGGTTTATACGCAAGAACAGCAGTCATCTATAACATATGAAATTCGCAtttgagaaatatttttctgaaaaatagatTCATTAAACTGATATCAACTACTTACTTTGAGTATAACAGCATTCGTATCAAGAGCCGCCATATTTTCAACCAAAACTATATCGGTTTCAGTGATGTTTACTTTCATCTCAAATGGGATATCACTCGGCTAAAAATTGATCAAACAAATCATCGATCTTTAAACTTACAATCGCAGCGATGATATTTCTAGTCAGGATGAAGATCAAGAAGATGAATTACCTTTTCATGAATAGGAGCCCTCTTTGTAACAATACGTTCAGCAGCTTGGACACCAACAGTTTGTGCTTTTAAATTCTGATACACTGTAGATTTTCCCATCAATGGATCCAGAACTTCAACTAACAAAATTCAACATTAACCATTAGTATATCGCTTCAGTATGATAGGACTATAGACATACTAAAGCCAACTGACATTACTTACTCTTTTCAAATGGATTGTCAGGATTAGTGAGTAGAAAATCTTGTACTTGCATCAACCAATCAAAGATGCCCATAAGTCTCATATTATTCAGTAATATAGTGAATCGAGTACAGTCATTAGTACTGCGGTAATGTAACTCTAGTTGTAATGTATTGTTGTTCGTTTTCACTTTACTTGGCTGTAATATTTTGCTGAACACATTTGGTCGAGTATTTACAGGCGAATCTATAACAAGAAAGAATCAGTTAAACTGCGCTCGGCTTCTTAAGGAAAATACGGACATTTTGACCAACATATCGGGGGCCAGGTTTACCTCTATATCTTGTGTCATGAGCGAGTATTTCTCTTGATACTAAATCAACATCTTTCGAGAAATCCGAGAAACTTTCATAGGTCAGTCTCGATTTGATAAAATCAAGACGAGCTAGTGGACATTCCGAACCCCCATTATCCTGGTTAGTGCCTTGAAGTTCTACACTGACATTTAATAGATCGATATTCATAGATACACACTTCCACACTTGACCACTCAGAATTGTCTGAAATACAAATGCAGAAAGATAAGCAAAACACACATAATTCAGGTTCATACCGGTATGTGAAGACATGAATTATCATTTGCTTACATTTATCTGAGGATCCTGTAAGCTAGTCATAACTGGAGTTTGAAATTCTTCTAAAGGTTCACCAAAGTTATGATCAAGAATTCCTCTCACTAGTTTATACTGGTTGAGATCTATGCAGAAGTGAACTGCAGACAACATTCCCAATACTGCCAAATCAGGCGATGTATGACTGATGTCACCTTCTAAGTTTCGTTCAACTTGCAATTTCAGTACACATTTCTCCTTTAGAGGTTTATTTCTCTGAAATCGTAACAATACATGAAATGATGTTTCTCAGGGATTCGTCTGTATCCAAACCTGCTCGCACGAAAGCGATGACTCGAACTTACTTTTTGAAGGATAAAATGTGAAGGAAACACCATTGCATTCTCAATGTAGTGATCGCTATTTTTCCGAGGAATACGTTCTGCCGAGTAAAGATCGATATCAACCAAATTCACATACATCACATCCAATAAACAGTTATAAGCGCTTATGCTTTGTGAGCGTGTAGCCCCGTGACCGGCAAACTTGGCCCTACGCTCATCAGCCGTAAGCTTtggtttttcaaatgattcagTTTGACTAGATTCTTTGGACGGAGGTTGAGAAGTATGACCTCGACTCGGAGGTGTACTATCTACTAATCCAGCTGGTGTGAAGGCATCTGTTCTTTCATCGTGTTCCAAACTACCGTATACGCTTTGCGTCATCGAATTACCTTCAAACAGATCAACCGATGACGCCGCGATACTGGATTCTTCAGTTTTTGGTGACGGTACCTCGAGCGTATCATCAATGATAATATAATCCTCGTTACCGATCAAAGAAGCCATGTCAGTACTCGCTTGCATACTATCAAAACTCATCAGCATATCATGAGAGTCTTGTTGGGACATTGTATGCGTAGTTTCTTTGATCCAATCATCGCTCATCTCATCGTAGTCATCGACGAATGGATCCTTCATCGCCATTGCTATCGTACCCGGTTGACCGCTGACGAGAAAACCATTACGTATCGTCAAAGTTCCGAGATCCATCACGAGTACATCGGTCGAGATTGAACTATGAGGGATCAATATGACAGGAGAGCCGGCTTCGATATCTAATGATATTCTGGATCCTCGTTGAGCTGTTTCAGCAATCtgtaatcaattttcataatgTGAAATTCAGAAATCATTCTGAATCATTCTATCATGTGTGTTAACAAAATCAAACCTTTTTTCCTGCGGATGCAGCTCTCATCCTCCCTAAAACATCTTGCAACTGGTTGAAATGTTGAATGAAAGCCAGAGTTTCTGACCAGAAGCGTTGAGTATGTAAGTATCGAACTGATGCCATTCGTACTTTGACACTGACATCACATGGGCGTCTATTTACTGGATCAGGTGTACCGTACCTGAAACATATGATAATTATACTATCACTGAAGAATGGTCCATTACTATACGCATGAAACCTATATCACTTACTTAAACACATCAAAATCAAGAGCCTGATCTCCAACTGTCATAAACCGTTCTCTATAGAGTTCACCATGTGGACTATTGTCTAATAATGAGATACTGCCTAATTTGCCAATCATATGAAAGTTGTTATCTCGCAGTGTAAGATGTGAAGACCATGCCGATATATTAGCCTTAGCCAGTTCATATTCCTGTTTATTCAGCAGAAGACTGAGGCTTTGCACGTTGAGGTTTATTTCGCTgttaatgatttcattttcaggttccatcgctgaaaaaaaaacaaaactaaGAAATCCATTGCGGTACATGAAATTAGCAGTTACATCAAAGAGCAAATCAAACATATTCCTTACGAATCGGTTTCTTTGTAGTCGTTTCATCTGCACCTTCAGCCATTGCTGTCTTAACTTCTTCATCCAATAGATCCTGATCATGTATCTTTGCTCCTAATCCGAGGAAGTCGAGAAGAACAACCCATGTTTGCAGGTTAAGGCATGTATCTAAACAGTTGAAGTTTATGTCAATGAAACGATTTGTCTGAAAAATAAGACCAAAAGCATTGCATTAAATGTACCGGTATGCTATACATGACATATattcaatatacatgtataaccaATCATTGCTTACCTTGTTGTATTTGTGGACATATTCAGGCTTTTTGTTGTCAATTAAGACAACTTTTATATGAACCAGATTATCTTTGTGATCTAAGTTTTCTACTGAATCGCGTCGACTTGGTGGTGGTGTACTTGGATATATTGGAGAACTGTAATATCACAGTAAAACTCATGTATAAACAAGATATGTCATTTCGAACATAAAATCAACCTGCATTGCTGAAAAGTACCTTTTGTTATCTGTTTTAAGGGTCCTTCCTTTAGATGATGGAGGCATTCGCAAACCTTGGCTTTCAACGGCATACACATTAGGATCTCTAGTATTGCCTGTATGTTCATGAACATTGTACAAACTGGCAGGTAATGATGAAGGTAACTGGGTGTCAGTCGCTGGTATTGTACTATCTGGACACGATGTTGATAAATATGGTTTCAACTTAGCTCCGTCGAAAGAGGATTTACTATCGGCCGCAGATACCATTAGATGTCGATGTTTGGATTTTGGATCCTGGAATAGATCTTCAATATCCAACGCTTTCAATGAAACTATGAATTCTGAGCTATAAGCATTCACTTTCTTCATTATAATGTTGAATTCTTGCAAACAAATGTTTACTAAGCCTTGATTTCCTTCGCCAAAGTCTCCTTCCATTTCTATATTGAATACAGGTAGGTCAAAGTTAGCTCTTATGATTGAATCTGGTTGTTTTGATGAAGCTACTGTTTGATTTTCAGCTGACAAACTCGGAGAATTCCTCTGATTTTCAGTCAGCTCATCTTCGCCCTGAAGTGACTCCGAATTGGAAGAATCCTGTTTTGTAAAGGTTTCATTGAGATCCTCACTATATGTCAAGTTATCAACAGTTTTTAGAATCTGTTCATATATCGACTTCGATAGACTTAAATGCAAACGATTTACAATTCGCCcattgaatgaaaatgttgGTAATAACCGCTCTAAGTCTGTACAATCTTCAGGCATCTGTTGATCAAAACCATCTTCGAACGTGATATCAAAAGCGTTAGTTTGATTCACGAAAGGTAACAGAGGTGGAAGTTTTTCTATTGTCATTTCTATCAAAGTGTCATGTAAGATCTGATATCCTATATCTGTTCTTGAGTATAACTGAGTTTGAGAAATGTTTAAACGAGATTTTACTTCGTCGATATCCATCGAGTACAAACTCATGTCACGGATTTCGAGATAAAGCCTTTCTTTATCATCATTAGCTAGTGATGTGAAATACATTGATTGCGTTTCTTGTAGAGGAGCATTGCAGAGGGTTATTTGACCTAAATGAGCAACTAAAACTTCTGAACTACTTGGAGTCTTTGGCATCACAACAATGGGAGTTTGGAATAAAGCATCGATTTTCACATTCACTTGAGAATGATCTTCCacatcaatattatcaatgtCTTCAGCAATACTGAATGAAAGACCATGAGTTCTGTTTCCACCATCTAAACTTAACGTACTGCCATAGAAAGACGCCCCTAATAATTCCGACTTTTTATTCATTAATCCCATAGCTACATCAGTTGCAGCATACTTCAAAGACTCAGCAACGCTCGCCATATAATCCTTGAATTCTGTTGCACATTCCGACATTTCATGAAGCAGTCTTGGTGAGTGGGTATAAGTAAGAGAAGCCATACGCAATAGTATGAATACTGTATCTTCCATTACAATATCATCTTCAAACAGAGGACAGTCTTGTACAGTAGGAGATAATGGCACTTCACTGTGCTTGATTCCAGCAGTCCCTGCTTTGACTTGCcacaaatgaaatttgaacgcTTTATGGTCGGAATCAATTTCATCCATTCCAAGTAACATCGATTCATGCGCAGTCTTATACATATCAggatgaaatgattgagtcATTGATGAAGTGGTCTCCGAACTGCTTATAGGATCGGATCCTACCGTGAATATCTTCTGATGTTTTCTACCTTCTGGTGTCAGATCCATCAGTTGCAGGCCCCCTAGTGATCCTTGAACCTCGACAATATTTCCTAAAcgaaattaaataatgaagtAGAAAACCTACACGCATCCATGAAATACGTACCAAAATCATTTGTTACGACTTACCTAATGTGGCCTGAATTTTAGCACCAGTCAAAGTAGCAGTTGCTACTTTTTTCCCAGTTGATTGTCCATTCACGGTTAGTGCGCGCATCAGTAGAATATTCAAACGATGAAATTCAGCAGTCACTTCAGTTCTCGTGGAACTAGACTGAAAATAATAGTCATTATCAATGAATTACAAATAAAGTACACAATAATGATAAACATCTGTAGCGAATTTATTAAATGAATACGTACTGCTATCTCTGCGTCTAAAGTAACATCAGCGGCTTTGGATTCCTGCTGGTTTTTATCCTTATCGCTATCACCAGGCATAACACGATTAGCAAAACTAATAAGTTCAACCAATGTTTGCTGATTAGCTAAAAACAACACAAaagttttttaaatacttGCATTGTAGCTA
It includes:
- the LOC141900019 gene encoding intermembrane lipid transfer protein VPS13D-like encodes the protein MMNPKSLNQSQNSLKSALSSAFQSLAGIKSKQSTPVPHSVNFSVSPPSATSPRSPDFTEYTFQPIHVESGQEALITIEFDVTSPHCPANPSDETIQVMNIQFNSLDLIANQQTLVELISFANRVMPGDSDKDKNQQESKAADVTLDAEIASSSTRTEVTAEFHRLNILLMRALTVNGQSTGKKVATATLTGAKIQATLGNIVEVQGSLGGLQLMDLTPEGRKHQKIFTVGSDPISSSETTSSMTQSFHPDMYKTAHESMLLGMDEIDSDHKAFKFHLWQVKAGTAGIKHSEVPLSPTVQDCPLFEDDIVMEDTVFILLRMASLTYTHSPRLLHEMSECATEFKDYMASVAESLKYAATDVAMGLMNKKSELLGASFYGSTLSLDGGNRTHGLSFSIAEDIDNIDVEDHSQVNVKIDALFQTPIVVMPKTPSSSEVLVAHLGQITLCNAPLQETQSMYFTSLANDDKERLYLEIRDMSLYSMDIDEVKSRLNISQTQLYSRTDIGYQILHDTLIEMTIEKLPPLLPFVNQTNAFDITFEDGFDQQMPEDCTDLERLLPTFSFNGRIVNRLHLSLSKSIYEQILKTVDNLTYSEDLNETFTKQDSSNSESLQGEDELTENQRNSPSLSAENQTVASSKQPDSIIRANFDLPVFNIEMEGDFGEGNQGLVNICLQEFNIIMKKVNAYSSEFIVSLKALDIEDLFQDPKSKHRHLMVSAADSKSSFDGAKLKPYLSTSCPDSTIPATDTQLPSSLPASLYNVHEHTGNTRDPNVYAVESQGLRMPPSSKGRTLKTDNKSSPIYPSTPPPSRRDSVENLDHKDNLVHIKVVLIDNKKPEYVHKYNKTNRFIDINFNCLDTCLNLQTWVVLLDFLGLGAKIHDQDLLDEEVKTAMAEGADETTTKKPIPMEPENEIINSEINLNVQSLSLLLNKQEYELAKANISAWSSHLTLRDNNFHMIGKLGSISLLDNSPHGELYRERFMTVGDQALDFDVFKYGTPDPVNRRPCDVSVKVRMASVRYLHTQRFWSETLAFIQHFNQLQDVLGRMRAASAGKKIAETAQRGSRISLDIEAGSPVILIPHSSISTDVLVMDLGTLTIRNGFLVSGQPGTIAMAMKDPFVDDYDEMSDDWIKETTHTMSQQDSHDMLMSFDSMQASTDMASLIGNEDYIIIDDTLEVPSPKTEESSIAASSVDLFEGNSMTQSVYGSLEHDERTDAFTPAGLVDSTPPSRGHTSQPPSKESSQTESFEKPKLTADERRAKFAGHGATRSQSISAYNCLLDVMYVNLVDIDLYSAERIPRKNSDHYIENAMVFPSHFILQKRNKPLKEKCVLKLQVERNLEGDISHTSPDLAVLGMLSAVHFCIDLNQYKLVRGILDHNFGEPLEEFQTPVMTSLQDPQINTILSGQVWKCVSMNIDLLNVSVELQGTNQDNGGSECPLARLDFIKSRLTYESFSDFSKDVDLVSREILAHDTRYRDSPVNTRPNVFSKILQPSKVKTNNNTLQLELHYRSTNDCTRFTILLNNMRLMGIFDWLMQVQDFLLTNPDNPFEKIEVLDPLMGKSTVYQNLKAQTVGVQAAERIVTKRAPIHEKPSDIPFEMKVNITETDIVLVENMAALDTNAVILKMTAVLAYKPKFVERPLSASLQSLEVFSCCLASETETALSIIDPMTVTIELHGSSGFSKSSTGPSGLLDATVDEDRPPLLEIGFSELSIRVSYNDIQLFMAIMNSLPNQAIQAKNKVSDPEFDDAVVKLMNLGFKRSDCEKAMKMNRNRMDDAAFWLTQNASNVAQDQRDKKSLELSGIEMKAGVISICLIDDCQDADVPLIELSISDGQYLQKLTGKFEGSAMARLSANYYNRILSGWEPCLEPWQCDVQWRRCVEQDKPKYAVHIQANDALCLNITSVFVDQYYKTKTIWTEDYYNKYSGKKDKGLNLLGNHSRRVPFTPFLLRNRTGVRLYYSTVTSMPSRAVPRIGTNDSHYRTSQWKQVDPGEDMPFMFEGRDKIRHKNSHQLKVHQVVIKLDGWYKTTPPVSVDKIGIYFRNSRPEHNKSSSIFCPESTQMRIVFDVSLEGSAKKVITVRSALLIKNKITETIQLKFERKEPKAGERPLCLSLSPGETLPVPITHVHHQIWARPLGDWSVDFCNKPVHWQHVTRPGDARDSLRSCSTLAEDDPVFRFCVAVKRENYPADLLTKGQSPENFSPGHTLTITPPVIIENLLPVELAFYFKGTDVHGAIKPGKSASLYSLDLTQALELGLNMENFPQCRELVIPPGTSDYMVKVRVIDSKGRLLNVTVSIKIGEGGTLKLSISVPYWLINKSGLPLIFRQENAKKDAAGQFEEHELARSVAPLLFSFTDKEAPYLCTMRIGRSVHQTRTVAKWCQKFTLERGVGMRQLHVVHRENSRPDWVYNIGIEVQPGHGRYKNTNIVTFSPRFQLDNRTKFKLAFAQRHLARSNEESNPLGHLTAVPNCNLPFHWPRLDLDQLLCVTQIDDPHCQWSGGFRIDRVDSFHINMRGENNVSNFLRVEVVYQGSTFYVVFTNVDQMPPPFRIDNFSEVPIKYYQTNVMEDRLRTIIKPHSSEAYAWDEPTLAPHITLSVQGGTIATYSMKSLGDGDQLCYENFIYIAFTGTFQSKVDETHHSWAGLHSAVAAQELVLDVVAQNLIVLKRKEPGRRSQLWRMTSTGRLQHEGSAVPRYPHKKASVPDTTQSLVLDIADIAPRPGAPVRLMLRKLDDRRKSTQTWLFTDDGRLKCSSGGKLYVQARGGPASLSNGCEVILGPCNAPISQNEDVPVHMAISRQKLRPGSGLLSVRVVPDGPTRVLQITDIAFKAYAQSSSPVTDWVVINRQQPCSKPPNTSLTEVTEKTVITELGVDLQFSFQLQGFGVSLVNHVPEELIYLQMEEIQLEYMRRDGEQTMEVLIRDIQIDNQLLGCICPLVLYVTPAHRKQDSDRAAPALHLTFNKVPDQGWHAEIYRYLVANLSKMTILVEERLLWKLFQFFGYDQTSDIDKFEEGEYDNHRIVSAATSVQAVRYYFGILKIVTSQVIMSMLTTSKLPPDLLAIKNAFNLPLIKFEEAKVELDPFVREHPFENGQFLLDSIQLHYTEELKSQAAKILGSVDFLGNPLGLFNDVTEGISGLVKDGNVGGLFKNVTHGITNSAAKFTGSLSDGLNTVSMDEEHQSRRETIRQQASTSSDHFVAGVKGLGYGLVGGMTSIITQTYHGASKDGIEGFFTGFGKGVVGTVAKPVAGVLDFASGAASALRDTSRSNSRNPRRKREPRCCHRPGGLLPIYSKHDSEAQKTLFMLNHNNYSEMFIAMEQLRTGHENPLQALITSLQVYFLRKGVTDSEAILFSVAHAELYTCRWTEIDNRFYIELTVFGSNQKGVKTPLDQDKKKRPIVRCDSEAVARRVAQHINYAKTYYDEMQQTLFNGM